One window of Perca flavescens isolate YP-PL-M2 chromosome 15, PFLA_1.0, whole genome shotgun sequence genomic DNA carries:
- the LOC114569829 gene encoding perforin-1-like, whose translation MFLLNICLYASVVLSLPQCTYQSCVDGTPKQCLDAEFAPGTNLAGEGFDITKMERKGAFVLDMNKWKHKDKTCTLCSNPYLENKKQKLPLSVVDWRPKQSCSMKVASTLHRSSESVVSSSTSSVANNWQINLDLKVGSKGASLMLAGTNSKLAEYSMEKTKNDKFSFTSHSMSCEFYSYRVSGTSKLHREFQKAVKQLPKIYSPEYKQQFYKLIDNFGTHYVTKVKLGGSVLSVTSIRQCQASLLGLSLEEVQMCLRVEASASIKATIKTQTEHCKKDIEKTDRKSAFSSLFNDRFTEIKGGYTTEPDLLFSADKDPAAYKEWLNSLPQNPDIVSYSLDSLHELLPTNTPARKNLRSAISHYILEKGLWKNCTDRCQAGIKSDPRDTCVCQCHNDPAVNQDCCPTRKGMARVIITVQRASGLWGDHTTATDGYVKVSFNGQMVRRSPVIHNNNNPHWAMVIDLGSQDLSSGSKVRFEVWDEDNNWDDDLLGECDQTLSAGVKQDLCNLHHGQLFYKLEVKCAPSLGGDLCKDYKPSPMSQSLKRLYVSRHAHPVPKAILLEMGVFVDETSSQKNLSLITQTQKFDMI comes from the exons ATGTTTCTGTTAAATATTTGCCTCTATGCCAGCGTCGTGCTGTCCCTCCCTCAGTGTACGTATCAATCATGCGTAGATGGGACACCCAAACAATGCCTGGATGCAGAATTTGCTCCAGGTACCAATTTGGCTGGTGAAGGCTTTGATATCACCAAAATGGAACGTAAAGGAGCCTTTGTGCTCGACATGAATAAGTGGAAACACAAGGATAAAACGTGCACCCTTTGTAGCAACCCCTATctggaaaacaaaaagcaaaagctCCCCTTGTCAGTGGTGGACTGGAGACCAAAGCAGTCCTGCAGCATGAAAGTGGCCAGTACACTTCACCGATCCAGTGAGTCTGTGGTGAGTTCCAGCACCTCTTCTGTTGCAAATAACTGGCAGATCAATCTAGATCTTAAAGTAGGAAGTAAAGGCGCCTCATTGATGCTAGCTGGTACTAATTCTAAACTAGCTGAATACTCCAtggaaaaaacaaagaatgacAAGTTCAGCTTCACAAGTCACAGCATGTCCTGTGAGTTTTACAG CTATAGAGTGTCTGGCACTTCCAAGCTACACAGAGAATTTCAAAAAGCAGTTAAACAGCTCCCCAAAATCTACAGCCCTGAATACAAGCAACAATTTTACAAACTGATTGACAACTTTGGCACCCATTATGTTACCAAG GTGAAATTGGGAGGAAGTGTTCTATCTGTGACCAGCATCAGGCAGTGCCAGGCCAGCCTGCTGGGCCTCAGCCTGGAGGAGGTACAAATGTGCCTGCGAGTTGAGGCGTCCGCCAGCATTAAAGCTACAATAAAAACTCAAACAGAACACTGTAAGAAGGACATTGAGAAGACGGACAGAAAGTCAGCCTTCTCCAGCCTCTTCAACGACAG gTTCACAGAAATAAAAGGGGGTTATACCACGGAGCCAGACCTTCTTTTCTCTGCTGACAAAGATCCAGCAGCCTACAAAGAATGGCTGAACTCACTACCACAGAACCCAGACATAGTCTCATATTCCCTGGACTCGCTCCATGAATTACTGCCTACTAACACCCCTGCCCGTAAGAACCTGCGCTCAGCCATTAGCCATTATATCCTGGAGAAAGGCCTGTGGAAGAACTGCACTGACCGATGTCAGGCCGGCATAAAGAGCGACCCAAGGGACACCTGTGTCTGCCAATGCCACAATGACCCTGCTGTAAACCAAGATTGCTGCCCGACCCGTAAGGGCATGGCACGGGTCATTATAACTGTACAGCGGGCTTCTGGTCTTTGGGGAGACCACACCACAGCCACGGATGGCTACGTGAAGGTGTCCTTCAACGGGCAGATGGTCCGACGCTCTCCTGTcattcacaacaacaacaacccacACTGGGCCATGGTCATCGACCTAGGCTCCCAGGATTTGTCATCGGGAAGTAAAGTGAGATTTGAAGTGTGGGATGAGGACAACAACTGGGACGACGACCTGTTGGGAGAATGTGATCAGACCCTCTCTGCTGGAGTCAAGCAGGATCTCTGTAACCTGCACCATGGCCAACTATTCTACAAATTGGAGGTGAAATGTGCTCCAAGTCTAGGCGGAGATTTATGCAAGGACTATAAACCTTCGCCAATGAGTCAAAGTCTGAAGAGGCTGTATGTGTCCCGTCATGCACATCCTGTTCCAAAGGCCATCCTCTTAGAGATGGGTGTGTTTGTGGATGAAACAAGCTCACAGAAAAACCTGAGTCTTATTACCCAGACTCAAAAGTTTGATATGATATAA